A stretch of the Aphis gossypii isolate Hap1 chromosome 2, ASM2018417v2, whole genome shotgun sequence genome encodes the following:
- the LOC114124052 gene encoding muscle-specific protein 20-like — MPSGRPLWQVAGKRDLEQEVEAQQWIEAVTGEKFAPGLPFELALRDGVLLCKLMNKLAPGIIPKINTSGGDYKMMDNISQFQKACIKYGVPDVDLFQSVDLFEQKNIYRVTMTIFAIGRTAYKHPEWRGPFLGPRPSEENKREWTEMQLRAGEGVIGLQAGQNKGATQAGQNFGATRKILLGK, encoded by the exons atgccAAGTGGACGTCCTTTGTggcag gTTGCCGGTAAAAGAGACCTGGAGCAAGAAGTAGAAGCTCAACAATGGATCGAAGCCGTGACTGGTGAAAAGTTTGCACCag gttTACCATTCGAGCTGGCACTTAGGGACGGagttttattatgtaagttGATGAACAAACTGGCACCaggtattatacctaaaatcaACACTTCTGGCGGCGATTATAAGATGATGGACAATATAAGCca GTTTCAAAAGGCTTGCATTAAATACGGCGTCCCGGACGTCGATCTGTTCCAGTCTGTCGACTTGTTTGAACAAAAGAACATATACAGAGTGACCATGACGATATTTGCCATCGGCAGGACG GCGTACAAACACCCAGAATGGAGAGGCCCATTTTTGGGACCGAGGCCGTCAGAGGAGAACAAACGCGAATGGACTGAAATGCAATTGCGGGCTGGAGAGGGCGTTATCGGACTGCAAGCCGGTCAAAACAAGGGTGCCACGCAAGCTGGTCAGAACTTCGGGGCTACAAGAAAGATATTGCTCGGAAAATGA